Part of the Flavobacterium okayamense genome, CACCTCCAGAATTGCCTGGAAAAAGAGGTGTTATCGGTTGATTAATTTCAAAACTATTTGGTGTAGTATAACTGATATTAGGTTCTTGCGCTAGCACAAGACTAAAATTTAAAATAATAAAAAAATATAGTAACTTATTGATATACATACTCTTCATTAAAAAACAAATGTAAAACAAAAAACAGGATTTAAAATCTTTAAACCCTGTTTTTTTACCAACCAAAACTAAATAGACTTAACCCAAAAAAAACTATTAGTGTTAGCTTTAAACATAAAACATAGTTACAACGTTAAGTATAAAGAATAAATTGTCTTTATATTCATTAAATAAATGTTAATTTTATTTTTTTCAATAATTCAGTACCTTTGAATTTCCTAATATTCAAAACGAATGGAAAATAAACCAAAATTTGCCGTAATAGGCGGCGGAAGTTGGGCTACTGCTATAGCTAAAATGTTATGTGAAAACCAAGAAAAAATTGCTTGGTACATGCGTAGTACTTATGCTGTTGAGCATTTAAAGCATCAATACCATAATCCAAATTATTTAAGTTCTGTAGAGTTTGATATAAATCAACTTGAATTAACCACTGATATTAATGTAGCTGTAAAGTTTGCTGATTATTTAATCTTTGCCATTCCATCGGCATTCTTAAGTGGTGAATTAGAAAAACTAACGGAAAGTTTAGAAGGAAAAGTAATTTTTTCAGCAATTAAAGGAATTGTTCCAGAAACAAGTTTAATTGTTGGTGAACATTTTCACAAAGAATATAATATACCTTACGAAAATATTGGTGTTATAACTGGGCCTTGTCACGCTGAAGAAGTTGCACTTGAGCGTTTATCTTACTTAACCATTGCATGTGGAGATAGGACTAAAGCTAAATTAGTAGCTAAAAACTTAAGTAGTTATTATATTAATGCCAAAACTACAGATGATATCATAGGAACTGAATATGCTGCAATGTTGAAAAATATTTACGCTATTGCAGCAGGAATTGCTCACGGATTAGGTTATGGCGATAATTTCCAATCGGTTTTAATGAGTAATGCCATTCGTGAAATGAAGAAATTCATTAAAGAAGTTCATAAAATGAAACGTAACATAAATAATTCCGCATATTTAGGCGATTTATTAGTAACGGGTTATTCTGTGTTCTCAAGAAATAGGATGTTTGGTAACATGATTGGTAAAGGTTACACTGTAAAATCGGCACAAATGGAAATGAGTATGGTTGCTGAAGGGTATTATGCTACTAAAAGTGCATACAAATTGAACCAAAAATATGGTGCTAAAACACCAATTATTGATGCCGTTTACGAAATTTTATACGAAAATAAAGAGCCTAAAAAGGTTTTCAAAAAATTAACAGACAAATTAAATTAAGTACGTCTTTTAATTTTAAAATATATACCATTGTAATTCAATGTTTTATAAAAATTTGTGTATTTTAAAAAACACCTTTAAAGTATTGATTTACAAAAACATACACAAACCCTCTCTTGGTTAAAAATACAGACCTTATCTTTGCAAAAAAGTAATGCATGGACCATTTAGTTAATCACCCAGTAATCATAACAGTTTTTGCTGTAACAATTATAATAATGTTGTTACTAGACTTGGGGATTCTAAATAAGAAAGGACATGCAATTTCAAGTAGAGAAGCGGCTATTTGGAGCGCTATTTGGATTTCACTTGCAATGGGATTTAGTGGAATTATATACCACTACATGGGGCTTGAAAAATTCACGCAATTTCAAGGTGCCTATTGGATTGAAAAAGCACTTTCTATAGATAATTTATTCGTTTTTATTTTAGTTTTTGGCTATTTCAATGTTGCCAAAGAAGCACAACACAAAGTTTTATTTTGGGGAGTTTTAGGTGCTTTATTATTCCGAGCAATTTTCATTTTTTCAGGTGTTTGGATTTTAAATTACACCTATTTACCTGAAATGCATTTATTCGGACACGATGTTCAAATCAATTACTTATTGACCCTATTCGGTTTTATTTTAATTGTAGCAGGATTCAAATCTTGGTTCAGTCACGGAGAAGACGATGGTGATAAAGATTTTTCTAAAAGTCCAGGAGCTAAGCTAATTCATCGCATTTTTAAAGTATCTGATAAATTCGATGGAGACAAGTTTTTTACCATTCAAAACGGTATAAAAATGGCTACTCCACTTTTAGTTGTTGTAGCCATAATAGAATTTACCGATTTATTATTTGCTGTAGATAGTATCCCTGCAATTTTCGCCATTGCACCCGATGATCCTTTTATTTTATACACTTCAAATATTTTTGCCATTTTAGGGCTTCGTTCGCTTTATTTCTTGTTGGCCAACTTCATGTATATGTTTAGCCGTTTACACTTCGGATTAGCTCTAATTTTAGCTTTTATCGGAACTAAAATGTTAATAGCGCCATGGGTTCATATCTCTTCACCTATGTCATTAGCTGTTGTTGGGTCAATACTTGTTATTTCAGTGCTTTGGTCGATCTTATTTCCGTTTAAGAAATAGTCTTCAGTGTTCAGTCGCAGTGTTCAGAATAATACTTCTAGATAAATTGTGATGAAATATTATTATCTCATTTTCTGATTTCCACATTATCTAATTAATTGACACATCGCCTTATTGTCAAATTATCTAATTAACCTCAATTTCATCAATAAAGATAAACGCATTTCCATCTTTATAACCATACCCTTGATGCCATTCAGGTAATGCGCCAAAATTTTTAGCAACTACCTTCACATATCTGGCTTTTGCTGAAACTTTTGTAGTTAACTTTTGTAGTTGCACTTCATAATTTTGTGGGTCAACCTCATTGCCTACGGTTCCTACTTTTGTAAAATTCTTATTATCACTAGAAACATAAAATTCTACTTGAGTTGGCATTAAAATCCAAGCGCGGGTATCTTGTAAAAAGTTCGCCGAAAACTCATTCACTTGCATTTCTTTTTGCAAATCGATTACAGCTTCAAAATCTTGGTTTTGATAGCCATGCCATTCCCCTTTTCGCCAGTTTTCATTTCCATAAATTCCATCTAATAAAGCATCTGGACCGCCAGCGTGATATTGTGGATTGTATTTTGATTTAATATTTATTGTATAGTTGTTTGGCTTTTTGAAGAATTGAGCGGAAACTATATTGCTTTTGTAATATGTTTTTGGAGACTCTATTCTTTGAGGTTCTCCATAATTTTCTTGAATTTTTGAAAAAGCATATACCGTAGAAGATTTGTCAATTTCAAAAGGTGAAGTATATTTTTTAACGTTATTACTTATGATTAAACTATCTTTTAAATTTAAATCTGAATCTACCCAATAATATAATTCATCAATTTCGGAATTTAAATCTGAATTTATTTCAATTGTCATATGATCTTTAAAAGACTTACTATTTGCTTGAATAACTGGTACTCGAGGATAAGGAGTATGATTAATAATTTGGTCAGGACCATTAGGAAAATAATCTAAATTATGATTTATAAACTTATTTTCACTTTCATCAGTATTTAGAACTACAATTTTATTTTCATTTATTCTAATTTTTGCATTATTATAAAATGATTTACATGTGTTAAAATATTTTTGCCCTGGCGTAACTTGATAAATTCCCATCGAACTCAACACATACCAAGCGCTCATTTGCCCGCAGTCTTCGTTTCCTATTAAACCATCAGGTGAGTTGGTATAAAAATTATCTAAAATATATTTTACTTTATTGTTCGTTTTTTCAGGTTTCCCTATGTAATTGTACAAATACGCCATGTGGTGACTTGGTTCGTTTCCGTGAGCGTATTGCCCAATTAATCCTGTAACATCAACTTGTTCTCTTCCTGTTGTTTTGCTTTCACTATTAAACATTTCGTCTAATTTGGCTTCAAATTTTTCTGGTCCACCGTACGCTTCAATCATTCCTTGTATGTCTTGTGGCACAAAAAAAGTATATTGCCAAGCATTTCCTTCTGTAAAATTATTGTTTACTTCACGAGGGTCGAAAGGTTTGTCCCAACCTCCATTTTTCTTTGGTCGGATAAATCCTGTTTCCCAATCAAAAAGATTTTTCCAGTTTTGCGAACGCTTCCTGAAATAATTAAAATCTTCTGGTTTATCTAAAATATAAGCCATTTGTGCAATACACCAATCGTCATAAGCATATTCCACTGTTTTGGAAACACTTTCATGGTCGTCATCAATCGAAA contains:
- a CDS encoding NAD(P)H-dependent glycerol-3-phosphate dehydrogenase, whose product is MENKPKFAVIGGGSWATAIAKMLCENQEKIAWYMRSTYAVEHLKHQYHNPNYLSSVEFDINQLELTTDINVAVKFADYLIFAIPSAFLSGELEKLTESLEGKVIFSAIKGIVPETSLIVGEHFHKEYNIPYENIGVITGPCHAEEVALERLSYLTIACGDRTKAKLVAKNLSSYYINAKTTDDIIGTEYAAMLKNIYAIAAGIAHGLGYGDNFQSVLMSNAIREMKKFIKEVHKMKRNINNSAYLGDLLVTGYSVFSRNRMFGNMIGKGYTVKSAQMEMSMVAEGYYATKSAYKLNQKYGAKTPIIDAVYEILYENKEPKKVFKKLTDKLN
- a CDS encoding TerC/Alx family metal homeostasis membrane protein, yielding MDHLVNHPVIITVFAVTIIIMLLLDLGILNKKGHAISSREAAIWSAIWISLAMGFSGIIYHYMGLEKFTQFQGAYWIEKALSIDNLFVFILVFGYFNVAKEAQHKVLFWGVLGALLFRAIFIFSGVWILNYTYLPEMHLFGHDVQINYLLTLFGFILIVAGFKSWFSHGEDDGDKDFSKSPGAKLIHRIFKVSDKFDGDKFFTIQNGIKMATPLLVVVAIIEFTDLLFAVDSIPAIFAIAPDDPFILYTSNIFAILGLRSLYFLLANFMYMFSRLHFGLALILAFIGTKMLIAPWVHISSPMSLAVVGSILVISVLWSILFPFKK
- a CDS encoding GH92 family glycosyl hydrolase; the protein is MKKFFYILFFSSSFLFAQDFAKHVNPFIGTGGHGHTFPGATVPYGMVQLSPDTRIDGSWDGCSGYHYSDTVIYGFSHTHLNGTGVSDYGDIMLMPTMGEPSFDNKVYSSSFSHANENASTGFYSVKLDKYNIDVRLTTSTRVGFHEYTFNRAGQANIILDLNHRDKLLEGRIRVIDNKTIEVFRRSEAWATNQYVYARIEFNVPMKINKEKTNYKSEGKVYEGVELALSFSKQVKKGEKILVKVSLSPTGYEGAKLNSSEIKHWDFDKTHKAAIALWNKELSKIEVTSDDKDKLAIFYTALYHTMIQPNIAQDIDGKYRGRDNQIHQAEGFDYYTVFSLWDTFRAAHPLYTLIDKKRTADYINTFIKQYEQGGRLPVWELASNETDCMIGYHSVSVIADAMVKGIKGFDYEKAYEASKASAMRDVLGLEAYKKQGFISIDDDHESVSKTVEYAYDDWCIAQMAYILDKPEDFNYFRKRSQNWKNLFDWETGFIRPKKNGGWDKPFDPREVNNNFTEGNAWQYTFFVPQDIQGMIEAYGGPEKFEAKLDEMFNSESKTTGREQVDVTGLIGQYAHGNEPSHHMAYLYNYIGKPEKTNNKVKYILDNFYTNSPDGLIGNEDCGQMSAWYVLSSMGIYQVTPGQKYFNTCKSFYNNAKIRINENKIVVLNTDESENKFINHNLDYFPNGPDQIINHTPYPRVPVIQANSKSFKDHMTIEINSDLNSEIDELYYWVDSDLNLKDSLIISNNVKKYTSPFEIDKSSTVYAFSKIQENYGEPQRIESPKTYYKSNIVSAQFFKKPNNYTINIKSKYNPQYHAGGPDALLDGIYGNENWRKGEWHGYQNQDFEAVIDLQKEMQVNEFSANFLQDTRAWILMPTQVEFYVSSDNKNFTKVGTVGNEVDPQNYEVQLQKLTTKVSAKARYVKVVAKNFGALPEWHQGYGYKDGNAFIFIDEIEVN